The following are from one region of the Salmo salar chromosome ssa27, Ssal_v3.1, whole genome shotgun sequence genome:
- the LOC106588813 gene encoding fatty acid-binding protein, heart — MVDKFVGTWKMISSENFDDYMKALGVGFATRQVGNRTKPSLIINMDDQGMICLKSQSTFKTVEVKFNLNEPFEETTADDRKTMTVFSLENGKLVQKQKWDGKESTIEREVTGDGKLIAKCVMGDVIAVRTYMKEV, encoded by the exons ATGGTTGACAAGTTTGTGGGGACCTGGAAAATGATTTCCAGCGAGAACTTTGATGACTACATGAAAGCTTTGG GTGTTGGTTTCGCGACCCGGCAGGTGGGAAACCGCACCAAGCCCAGTTTGATCATCAACATGGACGACCAAGGAATGATCTGTTTGAAATCCCAGAGCACTTTCAAAACGGTTGAGGTTAAATTCAATCTCAACGAGCCTTTCGAGGAAACAACCGCAGACGACAGAAAAACAATG ACCGTTTTTAGTCTTGAAAATGGCAAACTTGTGCAAAAACAGAAGTGGGACGGCAAAGAGtcaacaatagagagagaggtgactggTGATGGAAAGTTGATAGCG AAATGCGTGATGGGAGATGTGATTGCGGTGAGGACGTACATGAAGGAGGTGTAA